The genomic window GATGGACATCTTCCGCGGCCGCTATCGCGAGAGCCTGGAGACGGCGAGGCCGATCCCGTCGGGCCGGCCGCTCCCGTACCGCTTCGCCCTGCCGAACGTGAACCACGTCTTCCTGCCGGGCCACCGGATCATGGTGCAGGTCCAGTCGAGCTGGTTCCCGCTCTACGACCGTAACCCGCAGGCCTTCGTCCCCAACATCTTCCAAGCCAGGCCCGGGGACTACGTCAAGGCGACCCAGCGCGTCTACCACGCGCCGGGGCACGCGAGCCTCGTGGAGCTGCCGATCGTCCCGTGATCCGCGGAGCTGCGACGATGTCCCCTCCGCGTCGAACGCAGGGCCGGCCGATGCGACGGCTCCTGACGAGGTCCATCGTGCTGTTGATCACGTCCGTCGGCGGCCCCGTCACGCAGGCCCAGGTCGGCGACGCGACGCGGGTCCACGACCCGTGCATCATCAAGGAAGGCGAATGGTACTATGTCTTCAGCACGGGTCCGGGGATCCCGATCCGGCGATCGAGGGACCTGAAGACATGGGCCCGGGACGGCCGGGCGCTGGACGGGCCCCCGGGCTGGGCGAAGGCCGCCGTGCCCGCGGGCCGCGATCTCTGGGCGCCGGATATCAGCCTCTTCGGGGGGAAGTTCCACCTCTACTACTCGATCTCGACCTTCGGGAAGAACCGGTCGTGCATCGGCCTGGCGACGAACCGCACGCTGGATCGGTCCTCGCCGGATTACCGGTGGGTCGACGAGGGGCTCGTGATCGCCTCGGAGCCGGGGCGGGACGACTTCAACGCGATCGACCCGGACGTCGTGCTCGACGAGGAGGGGACACGCTGGCTCTCGTTCGGGTCGTTCTGGGGCGGGGTCCAACTCGTCCGGCTGGACCGAGCCTCGGGCAAGCCGGCGGGCGCGGTGTCGCGGATCGCCGCGAGGCCGGAGCACGCGATCGAGGCCCCGTACCTCTATCGACGGGGGGGCTTCTACTATCTCTTCGCCTCGTTCGACAGGTGTTGCCAGGGCGTGCAGAGCACTTACAAGATCATGGTCGGCAGGTCCCGGAAGGTCGACGGTCCCTACGTCGATGACGTCGGCAAGCCGATGCTGGAGGGCGGCGGGACGCTCGTCCTCGAAGAGGAGGGCCGGTATCGCGGACCCGGACACAACGCCATCCTCCGCGACGGGGCACGCGAATACCTCGTCCATCATGCCTACGACGCGGAGGCCTTCGGCCGCCCCACCCTGCAGATCCGCCCCCTGACCTGGACCGACGCCGGCTGGCCGAAGCCCGGCGCCCCGATCGCCGAGCCGGAGAATCCCCGGCATCCGGCGTCGCCGGCGAGATAGCGGCCACGATAGCGACGGCGGCGATGACCCGGCCATCCCCCTTGCGGCCGACGTCGCGCCTGTGTCTCCTGGAAGCCCTTGTCGACGTCCGGACAACATCGAGGATGAGCATGAATCTCCGCCTCTGCATCGCGGCTTCTCTCTGGGCCTGCCTTCATCCGGGCGCGGCGAACGCCCAGCACCTGTGGTGGGACCGGGGCGGGCAGGAGGACGCGACGTGCCTCTACGGCGAGGTCACCGTCCTGGCCACGAGCCCCCACATCTACTATTGCGGGGCCAACTGGCACCCCGGCGAGCCCGCGGGCGGATACTGCGGCATCCAGCACAACAGCCGGCGAGAGCGGCGGACGATCTTCTCGATCTGGGACACCTCGCCGACGCTCCATCCGAGGGTCACCGAGGCCGACCCCGCGACGGTCCACAACCGCTTCGGCGGCGAGGGCGAGGGGGGCCACACGCACATGATCTGGCCCTGGAAGGAGGGGGAGACCTTCCGCTTCTTCGTCCGCAAGGAGGCCGGCCCGGAGCCGGGCACGATCGCCGCGCGCTATTACGTCTTCGATCCTAATCGCGACGGCTGGCGGCATTCCGCCACGATCGTCTCGCCGACGGGCGGGAAGGCGAGCGTGGGGACGATCGGCGGCGGCCTCAACTCGTTCCTGGAGAACTTCGCCGGGCGGGACAAGGAGATCCCCAAGCTGGCGATCTATCGCCTGTGGCTCGGCCCGGATCCGGCGCACCTGAAGTGCCTCACGAAGGCCCGCGGCGACGGCACCTGGGGCAGGCTCCGCGACGGGTTCTTCCTCGCCGAGGGCGCCCCCGCCCGGCTCGAC from Aquisphaera giovannonii includes these protein-coding regions:
- a CDS encoding arabinan endo-1,5-alpha-L-arabinosidase, whose amino-acid sequence is MRRLLTRSIVLLITSVGGPVTQAQVGDATRVHDPCIIKEGEWYYVFSTGPGIPIRRSRDLKTWARDGRALDGPPGWAKAAVPAGRDLWAPDISLFGGKFHLYYSISTFGKNRSCIGLATNRTLDRSSPDYRWVDEGLVIASEPGRDDFNAIDPDVVLDEEGTRWLSFGSFWGGVQLVRLDRASGKPAGAVSRIAARPEHAIEAPYLYRRGGFYYLFASFDRCCQGVQSTYKIMVGRSRKVDGPYVDDVGKPMLEGGGTLVLEEEGRYRGPGHNAILRDGAREYLVHHAYDAEAFGRPTLQIRPLTWTDAGWPKPGAPIAEPENPRHPASPAR
- a CDS encoding DUF3472 domain-containing protein — translated: MNLRLCIAASLWACLHPGAANAQHLWWDRGGQEDATCLYGEVTVLATSPHIYYCGANWHPGEPAGGYCGIQHNSRRERRTIFSIWDTSPTLHPRVTEADPATVHNRFGGEGEGGHTHMIWPWKEGETFRFFVRKEAGPEPGTIAARYYVFDPNRDGWRHSATIVSPTGGKASVGTIGGGLNSFLENFAGRDKEIPKLAIYRLWLGPDPAHLKCLTKARGDGTWGRLRDGFFLAEGAPARLDELYRSLEPRYGKAVVAAKGKGKDVGPISDRPLPAGLVRELDHLPRAAAVGGQPAPAR